Proteins co-encoded in one Malus domestica chromosome 09, GDT2T_hap1 genomic window:
- the LOC114826938 gene encoding probable DNA primase large subunit: MRHPQASEVVIKDIISHFVLQLVYCTTVDLKKWFLSLETALFRYRFIIEQPEPQRALMEEIGLSYKALSGSELENVLDKLVLVSRSLGAQSPPTASDIFHMVPFEEVPELVASRRVFISKGHAYIARNQVFPLVATRFRSLLSKALTLTNRKWATTTAEQETDPLPPIVEAISSTYLVLHISSIRSLVRFP; encoded by the coding sequence ATGAGGCATCCTCAAGCATCTGAGGTCGTCATCAAGGACATAATATCACACTTTGTTCTGCAACTAGTTTATTGCACGACAGTAGATCTGAAAAAATGGTTTCTTTCCTTGGAGACTGCCTTATTTCGTTACCGATTTATAATTGAACAACCTGAACCGCAGAGGGCACTCATGGAAGAAATTGGTCTTTCATACAAGGCACTTAGTGGTTCAGAACTTGAGAATGTATTAGATAAATTGGTCCTGGTTTCACGTTCGCTCGGTGCTCAATCTCCACCAACGGCTAGTGATATCTTCCACATGGTACCGTTTGAAGAAGTTCCAGAACTGGTAGCCAGTCGTAGAGTATTCATCAGTAAGGGGCATGCCTATATAGCAAGAAATCAGGTGTTTCCCCTTGTTGCCACACGATTCCGCAGTCTTCTATCAAAGGCACTTACATTGACAAACAGAAAATGGGCAACAACTACAGCAGAACAAGAGACGGATCCGTTGCCACCTATTGTTGAAGCCATATCCTCAACATACTTAGTCCTGCATATTTCGAGCATAAGGAGTTTGGTCAGATTTCCTTAA